GCCCAGATCCAGGCCGTGCGGGCGCAGGTAGACGCCGCGCTGAGTGCCGGGCAGGAAGTGCCCACGCGCCCGGACCGGCGCCCTTAGTTTAGTTAGGCAGCTTGATGTAAAAGGTGGTGCCCGCGTTTTCCTGGCTTTCAAACCAGATGGTGCCGTCGTGGAGCCGCACCAGCGCCTGGATGATGGACATGCCCAGGCCGGTGGTTTTTTCGCCGCGCAGGCCCGGCCGGCGGGCCTTGGTGAAGCGGTCGAACAGCACGGGCTGCAGCTTTTCGGGAATGCCGATGCCGTCGTCGGCCACCGTCACCAGCACGTGGTCGGGGTGCTGTTCCAGCCGCACGTCGATGTGGCCGCCTTCGCGGGTAAATTTGATGGCGTTGGACAGCAGGTTGTTTATCACTTGCAGAAACTTGTTGTTGTCCAGCTCAACGTAAATGTGGTCGGGGGTGCTGCTGAAGCTGAAGTGCTTGGCCACCAGGCGCTCCGACTGCTGGTAGGTGTCCATCACCTGCTGCAGGCTGGCCGACAGGTCCACGCGGGCGCGCTTGAGCTGCACATTGGACGACTCCACGAACTCGCTGTCCACAAACTCGCGGATGAGGTTCACGCTGTCGCGGCACGTGTCCTGCATCACCTGCACCAGCTTTTCGAGCTGCGGGTCGTGCAGGTCTTCGGTCTTCTCCCGGAAGTACACGGCCAGCTGGTGCAGCATGTTGAAGGGCCCGGCCAGGTCGTGCGACAGAATCTCCAGCGTGGTGTTCTTCTTGGCCATGAACTTGTCGGCGTTGCGGGTGTATTCCTGCTCCACGGTCACGTCCTGCGCGCTGCCGCACAGCAGCACCTGGCCGTCGGAGGCCACGGCGCGGTAGGCCCGCACGCACAGCCACCGCAGCGGGGCGTCGGGCGCGGCCTGCATCCGCAGCAGCAGGTCGTCGTGCAGCTCGCCGTTGGCCAGCTCCGCAAAGCAGGCGAGGGCGTATTTCTGGTCTTCGGCGGGCAGGCAGCTCAGGAGCCAGGGCAGGTCGGCGGTGGCGGTTTCGCGCCGGCGCGGGGCAAACAGCCGCTCGTAGGCCTCGTTCACGTACACTACCTGGCTGGTGCTCACGCTATAGGCAAATAAGAGCAGTGGGTTCCCCTCCAGCAGGTGGCGAAACACTTCAATTTGTTCTAGCATAACACAGGCGTGGCAAGCGGGGTACCCTACAGCTTTCTCCTCTTGCCTGAAGGGAGGATAATGTCCGCCGAAGGTAGGCGGAACTGGCTAATTTCTATGCGCTGAGTCAGCTATTCATGCTTTTTGTTGGCTAAACCCGCGCCGAACTTCCCGCAACGGCGCTTGGCCCCACGGCTTCGGCTAGCTAACCCTAACGCAAAGCGGCGGCCACCCCGTGGGGCAGCCGCCGCTTTCCATCGCCGCCGGTGCGGCTAAGCCGCCTGCAGGGTGCGGCTCAATTTCGAGTTTTTGTAGCCATAGCCGAAGTACACGGCCAGCCCAATCAGCAGCCACACGAAGAATAGCGTCCAGTTGCTGATGCCGAGTTGGGTCATTAAATACAGGTTGATGAGCAGGCCCAGTACGGGCAGCGTGGACAGCCGCTTGCGGAACGAGAGCACCGCCAGCGCCACGCAAAACAGCAGGAATACCATGGTGGGAATCTGGTGGGCAAAGCCGCCCACAATGGTGCCGGTCACGGCATCTTTGGCCAGCCAGCCGCGCTGCCCGCTCACGTCCTGCCAGAATTCGGCGTTGCCGGCCCCGTTGTAGCGCAAAATTAGGAACGCGCCCAATGCCAGCACCAGCGGCACCAGCCACTGCCCGTTGAGGTACGGCACTTTGAAGCGGGCCTCCGACTGGCCGTAGGGGTCGATGATGAGGATGCCGCCGCACACCAGCGCAAACGCGAACAGCGTGCCGATGCTGGTGAGGTCCACCACCAAATCCATGTTGAGAATCAGTGCCGGCACGGCCACAAAAAAGCCCGTGACGATGGTGGCAAACGACGGCGTGTGGAAGCGCGGGTGAATGCTGGCAAACACCTGGGGCAGAAGGCCGTCGCGGGCCATGGTGAGCCAGATGCGCGGCTGGCCCAGCTGAAACACCAGCAGTACCGAGGCCATGGCAAACACCGCACTCACGGCCACCAGGCCCGACAGCCGCGGCATGCCGATGCGCGCAAATACAAACGAGAGCGGGTCGCCCACGCCGAGCTCTTTGTACGACACCATGCCGGTGAGAATGAGCGTGATGATGACGTACAGCACCGTGCAGATGATGAGGGCGTACATCATGGCCTTGGGCAGGTCGCGCTGGGGGTTTTTGCACTCCTCGGCGGTGGTCGAAATGGCATCGAAGCCGATGTAGGCGAAGAACACCGCCGACACGCCCTTGAGCACACCGCCCACGCCGTTGGGGGCAAAGGGGTGCCAGTTGGCCGGCTGCACGTAGAACGCACCCACGGCAATCACCACGGCCACGATTATCAACTTCAACAATACCAGGATGTTGGAAGCGGTTTTGCTTTCCTTAATGCCCACGTACACCAGCGCCGTGATGAGTACCGTGATGGTGAACGCCGGCAAGTCGGCCACCAGGTGGAAGTTGCCAAATAGTGCGGGGGCCGAGGTCCAGATTTTGTAGCCCTCCAGCTGGGCTGCTGTGGCTTGCGAAAGGGGCTGGTGGGCCTGCATCAGGGCCATCACGGCGTGGTAGCCCTGGTAGGCGCTTTGGGTGCCGGTACTGAGGTAGGTGGGAATGTGCAGCCCCACGCCATCGAGCAGGCCGGTGAAGTAGTCGGACCAGGAAATGGCCACCACGATGTTGCCCACCGCGTATTCCATAATCAGGGCCCAGCCGATTATCCAAGCTGCCAGCTCGCCAAATGAGGCATAGGCGTAGGTGTAGGCCGAGCCGCTCACCGGGATGGTGGCCGCAAACTGCGCGTAGCACAAGGCCGAAAACGCACACGCCACGGCCGTAAACACAAACAGCAGCGACACGGCCGGCCCACCGTCGAGGCTGGCCTTGCCGATGGTGCTGAAAATGCCGGCCCCGATGATGGCCGCAATGCCCAGGGCCGTGAGGTCGCGCACGGTGAGGTGGCGGGCCAGGCCCCCGGGCGAGTGGCCCTCGGCGTCGGCAGGCGGGTTTTGGAGGATGGCCGCAATGGATTTGCGGCGGAATAGAGACTTTTCGGAACGCATGAAAGGTGGGAGGGACGGGTTTGAAGGGCAAAAGATAACGCCCCGGCGCGGCTTACCGTCCGCCTTGCCCTTGCCGCAACCTCAGCGCAGCAGCCCTCCCAGCACAGTGCCAGCTATATGCAGCGTGGCCGAGCCATTGCCGAGACGTACTGGCATGCCCACCGAAAGGGCCCCTATGCTCCTGCCATAGCCGTTGTAATAGCCATTGGAGTAGCCATTGCGCAGTGGCAGGGGGGCGTAGCCGGGGTTGGGCGGCAGCGCTTCGCCGCCGGGCCCGTACAGCGGGTTGGCGCCGTAGGCTTGCAGTTGGTAGGGCGAAAAGCTGTATTGCACAAACGCCCCGGCGCGGCCCTTCACACTGCTGAGCTGGTAGCGCAGGTAGGGCTGCACGGCGTAGCCGAAACCCGGCACCGCGGCCGAGAGTGGCGTGTAGCTGCCCACCACGTAGGCCCCCGTGAGAAAATGCCCCTGGGTGGGTGCTGCCGGCGATGGAATTTCCAGGCCCACTGCGCCGGTCGGTTTCGTTTGGGCCGGGCTCAGCAGTGGGAGCAGCGCCAGCGGCGCCATGCAAAACAAGGTTTTCATAGCGAAGGGAAAAGTCTGTGGTAAACACCAGTGGCCGGCGCCCACTAAGGTACAAGGTTTTACACAGTGGCCAAGCAGCTCCAGCCACTGTTTCTGGCTCAACGCCCGGGCGTCGTGTGCACTTGCCGGTACTTCGGCATCGGGGGTAGTGAACCCTCTTTTGTTAGCGGATGAAGCCTTCCCTTGTTCTCACCATTCCGCAGCCCTGCCACGAAAGTTGGGCTGGCATGACGCCCACAGCTTCCGGCCGCCACTGCGCCGCCTGCCAGCAAACCGTGGTGGATTTCACCTTGCAGTCCGACGCCGAAATCCTGGCCTTTTTTGCCAGGGCCGCGGGCGCCCGCACCTGCGGGCGCTTTGCGGCGGGGCAACTGGAGCGGCCGTTGCAGCGCGCCGCCCCGGTTGCCCCAACGCGCTGGCGGGCCTGGCTCGCAGCAGCCGTAGCCTTATGGAGCCTGCGCGAAGTAGCCCCCACGGTAGCCCAAGCTCAGGCCCCCGCCGAATGGCGCGCCCGATACGGTGGCGGCCCAGTACCGGCTACGACGTCCGCGCCGCAAACTGCCGCTCACGCCGGGGCCAAGGCAGCTACGCCGCTGGTGCTGCGAGGCATCGTTACGGACTCTGCCAGTAAGCAGGGCTTGCCCGGCGTAACGGTTCTTCTGAAGGGTACCACTATTGGAACGAGTACCAACTACGATGGCACTTTTGAGCTGGTGGTGCCCGCGGAAATGGCGGCCCAGGCCAGCCTGCCCATTGCGGTAAGCTCCATCGGCTATGGAACACAGTTCCATGCTGTCGCAAGTGCTGCGGCGGCCAGCCCGCTTGCTTTTCAGCTGCAAGCCGATAGGAGGGAATTCGTCGGAGGGATAGTAATGGGGGCCATGGTGATGCCCCGGGTTTTGCCGCCTGCGCCCTGGCACCCGCGCCGCCTTTACAATTGGGGTAAATACTGGGTGACGCGTCCCTTCCGGAGCCTGTAAAACCCATTCGAGATAGGTGAAATTTTATGTTTATGCTACTTTCGAAGCATGGCTACTTCTCCGACCATCACTGTTCCGCAGCCCTGTAATCAAAGTTGGACAGCCATGAACCCTACGGAAGCAGGTCGCCATTGCGCGGCCTGCCAGAAAACGGTGGTGGATTTCAGCCTGAAAACAAGGGAAGAAATCCTGGCTTATCTGGCTCAACCCGGGCAGGAAAATTCTTGCGGACGTTTTCGGAGTAGCCCGCAGCAGCCGTCGGCGCGGATGTTGAGCTGGCCAGCCGCCCCGTGGGTGGCGCTTTCGCTGGCGGCGGTATTAACATTAACCCATTGTACCCCCGATGCTTCGCCCCCTTCACCCGCTGACGCGCAAGCAACCATTCTGCCCGATGCGCAGATGGTTAGCGGCTGGGTACTTGACCGCGACACCCAGCAGCCGCTGGCCGGCGCGCTGATTATTTGTGAAAAGGACACCCTTTGCCAAACCCGAACTGCCGCCAATGGCTCCTTTCACTTGGCTGTGCCGAAGCATTTATCAGCCAGTAAGCTGATTGCGGTCCTGCCTGGGCGCCCGCAGGTGCAGCAGAACGAGGAGGATTGGTTAATGCCTTATATCCCGCATTATTTCACCGCGGGCAACAATGTAACCGTCTTACTGCGTCGGCCAAGAATGATTCTTGGAGAAACAAAGCTCGAGGCCGGCGAGACCCGCACTCCGGCGATTTTGGGATATTTGATGCGTCAAGGTGCTGTACCACCGCCATTTCCTAAAATTATCGATATAGAATTCCAGGCTCCAAAAACAAAGCCGTAACGACGGTAAGCAAACCTTTCGGCCCGCAAAATCCTTGTGGCAGGGTATGAAATTCTTGCGCTTATCCCTGCTGCTCGTTCTGGCTTCGGCCTGCTCTATCCTCAAGCCTACCACGCGGCACGACCTTTTTCCGGGCCAGGCCCAACTGCCGCTGGAGGAGGCCCCGCACGTCAAAAACTCGCTGGAGTGGTGGTATTTCACGGGCCATCTCAAGGACGTGGCCAGCGGCGAGACCTTCGGCGTGGAATACGTTTTCTTTCACTTCAATCCCGATGGCAAGCAGGATTACCAGATGGTAAACTTCGCCCTGACCGACCCGCAGACCCAGCAGTTTCGCTACGACTACAAGCTGGACAAGCTTGCGGCGCCGCTCACCGCCGCGCTGCCCATCAACCTCACCGGGCAGAAGGCCGCCCAAATCTGGACCCTCACCGGGCAGGAGGGCCGCTACCAGCTGCTGGCCCGCATGGCCGACCACGCCGGCCAGGCCATCAACCTGACCACCACGCCGGCCAAGCCCGCCCTGCTGCACGGCGGCACCGGCTACGAGCAATATGGGGCCGTGGCCCAGGCCGGCTACTACAGCTTCCCGCGCTTAGCCGCCACCGGCACCATCGAAGCAGGCGGCAAAATCCACCAGGTAACCGGCGACCTCTGGTACGACCGGCAATGGAACTGCGGCGGCGTAAACAAGAAAAACGTGGCCTGGGACTGGCTCAGCCTGCAGCTCGACGAGCCCAAGGAAGAACTGATGCTATACGCCGTGCACGACACCAAGACCGGCCAGCACATCGGCGGCGGCTCGCACTTCGGCGCCCAAGGCGAAAACCTACACCTGGCCGAAACCGAATTCAAACTCGAACCCCTCACGTACTGGACCAGCCCCAAATCCAAGAAAAAATACCCCGCCACCTGGCACGTGAGCGTGCCCAGCAAAGGCTACGAGCTAACCGTGACACCGCTGGTACCCAACCAGGAACTGGGCCTGCGCCTCTTCAAAGTCCTGAACTTGTACTATTGGGAAGGCATGTGCCGCGTGACCGGAACCCGCAACGGCCAGCCGGTGAAAGGCAACGCCTACGTGGAAATCACGAATCGGTGATTCATTTAGCAGTTATCAATTAACATTTAACAGCCGTTCTGAAGGACCACAGAGACCCGTCAGAACGGCTGTTAAATGTTAATTGATAACTGCTAAATGAAACCTACTGGTTCAGTATCAGCCGGAAGGTGGTGCCGCGGCCTACTTCGCTCCATTTCACAAAGAGCTTGCCTTCGTGGTAGTTCTCGATGATGCGCTTGGCCAGGGCCAGGCCCAGGCCCCAGCCGCGTTTTTTGGTGGTGAAGCCGGGCATGAACACGCTCTCGAGCTTGTTTTTGGGGATACCCTTGCCGGTATCGGTGATGTCGATGGCGACCTGGCGGGTGGGCTTGCTGCGGCGGTACCAGGTGCGGCGGGTGCGCACGCGGCGCAGGTGCAGCGTGATGGAGCCGCGGCCGTCCATGGCGTCTACGGCGTTTTTGCAGATGTTTTCGATGACCCAGTCAAACAGCGGCACATTGATGCGGGCGGGCGTATCGAGGGGCAGGTCGGATTCAATCTTGAACACCACTTTTTTTGATACCCGGCTTTGGAGGTATTCGATGGCGTTGCGGGTGGTGTGGTAGAGGTTTTCGTCCTTCAGCACCGGCACGGAGCCGATGTTGCTGAATCGCTCGGTGATGATTTCCAGCCGCCGGATGTCCTTGCCCAACTCCTCCACAATGGGCTCGTCCTTGAAGCGCTCGGAGTCGCGGAGGTAGTTCTGCCAGCCCACCAGGCTGCTGAGCGGCGTGCCCAGCTGGTGAGCCGTTTCCTTGGCCAGGCCCACCCACACGCGGTTTTGCTCGGCGCGGCGCGAGGAGCTGAACGCGAAATAGGCAATGATGCCCAGGCAGCCAATCACCACGAGCTGCACCAGCGGGTAGGTGCGCAATTGCTGCAGCAGCTGCGAGTCGCGGTAGTAGATGTAGTTGACCTGCCCGGCCCCAAATTTCACCACAATGGGCTGGTGCTGCTGCTTCATGAGCAGGAGCTCGCTCGCGAGCAGCGTAACCGAATCGGCCGGCGACAGGTGCGCCGGCATGTTGATGTTCTTGGCCGCGATGATATCCTTGCCGTCGCTGCTGAGAATGACCGGAATGGTGGCATTCGCGTTTATTATCTCATTGAATACGAAGAGGGTATTCGAGTCTTGTTCGGAGTTGATGATGAACTCCTGGGCCTTGGCGTAAAGCTGAATCTGCTGCTGCTCGCGTTCCGATACGCGCTGCACCAGCCGGTTGGTGTAGATGACGGTAGCCGACCCAATGATCAGGGCCAGCACCGCAATCAGGATTTTGAGGCGGGATTTTTGGTCGTAAATTGGAATCAGGTTCATCAATCAGCAGTACGGGGCAGGCAAAGGAACGCCAGTTAGCCCAACGTTAGTACAAAGCGGCCCGGCAT
This region of Hymenobacter sedentarius genomic DNA includes:
- a CDS encoding carboxypeptidase-like regulatory domain-containing protein produces the protein MKPSLVLTIPQPCHESWAGMTPTASGRHCAACQQTVVDFTLQSDAEILAFFARAAGARTCGRFAAGQLERPLQRAAPVAPTRWRAWLAAAVALWSLREVAPTVAQAQAPAEWRARYGGGPVPATTSAPQTAAHAGAKAATPLVLRGIVTDSASKQGLPGVTVLLKGTTIGTSTNYDGTFELVVPAEMAAQASLPIAVSSIGYGTQFHAVASAAAASPLAFQLQADRREFVGGIVMGAMVMPRVLPPAPWHPRRLYNWGKYWVTRPFRSL
- a CDS encoding ATP-binding protein, coding for MNLIPIYDQKSRLKILIAVLALIIGSATVIYTNRLVQRVSEREQQQIQLYAKAQEFIINSEQDSNTLFVFNEIINANATIPVILSSDGKDIIAAKNINMPAHLSPADSVTLLASELLLMKQQHQPIVVKFGAGQVNYIYYRDSQLLQQLRTYPLVQLVVIGCLGIIAYFAFSSSRRAEQNRVWVGLAKETAHQLGTPLSSLVGWQNYLRDSERFKDEPIVEELGKDIRRLEIITERFSNIGSVPVLKDENLYHTTRNAIEYLQSRVSKKVVFKIESDLPLDTPARINVPLFDWVIENICKNAVDAMDGRGSITLHLRRVRTRRTWYRRSKPTRQVAIDITDTGKGIPKNKLESVFMPGFTTKKRGWGLGLALAKRIIENYHEGKLFVKWSEVGRGTTFRLILNQ
- a CDS encoding lipocalin family protein gives rise to the protein MKFLRLSLLLVLASACSILKPTTRHDLFPGQAQLPLEEAPHVKNSLEWWYFTGHLKDVASGETFGVEYVFFHFNPDGKQDYQMVNFALTDPQTQQFRYDYKLDKLAAPLTAALPINLTGQKAAQIWTLTGQEGRYQLLARMADHAGQAINLTTTPAKPALLHGGTGYEQYGAVAQAGYYSFPRLAATGTIEAGGKIHQVTGDLWYDRQWNCGGVNKKNVAWDWLSLQLDEPKEELMLYAVHDTKTGQHIGGGSHFGAQGENLHLAETEFKLEPLTYWTSPKSKKKYPATWHVSVPSKGYELTVTPLVPNQELGLRLFKVLNLYYWEGMCRVTGTRNGQPVKGNAYVEITNR
- a CDS encoding amino acid permease, encoding MRSEKSLFRRKSIAAILQNPPADAEGHSPGGLARHLTVRDLTALGIAAIIGAGIFSTIGKASLDGGPAVSLLFVFTAVACAFSALCYAQFAATIPVSGSAYTYAYASFGELAAWIIGWALIMEYAVGNIVVAISWSDYFTGLLDGVGLHIPTYLSTGTQSAYQGYHAVMALMQAHQPLSQATAAQLEGYKIWTSAPALFGNFHLVADLPAFTITVLITALVYVGIKESKTASNILVLLKLIIVAVVIAVGAFYVQPANWHPFAPNGVGGVLKGVSAVFFAYIGFDAISTTAEECKNPQRDLPKAMMYALIICTVLYVIITLILTGMVSYKELGVGDPLSFVFARIGMPRLSGLVAVSAVFAMASVLLVFQLGQPRIWLTMARDGLLPQVFASIHPRFHTPSFATIVTGFFVAVPALILNMDLVVDLTSIGTLFAFALVCGGILIIDPYGQSEARFKVPYLNGQWLVPLVLALGAFLILRYNGAGNAEFWQDVSGQRGWLAKDAVTGTIVGGFAHQIPTMVFLLFCVALAVLSFRKRLSTLPVLGLLINLYLMTQLGISNWTLFFVWLLIGLAVYFGYGYKNSKLSRTLQAA
- a CDS encoding sensor histidine kinase, with protein sequence MLEQIEVFRHLLEGNPLLLFAYSVSTSQVVYVNEAYERLFAPRRRETATADLPWLLSCLPAEDQKYALACFAELANGELHDDLLLRMQAAPDAPLRWLCVRAYRAVASDGQVLLCGSAQDVTVEQEYTRNADKFMAKKNTTLEILSHDLAGPFNMLHQLAVYFREKTEDLHDPQLEKLVQVMQDTCRDSVNLIREFVDSEFVESSNVQLKRARVDLSASLQQVMDTYQQSERLVAKHFSFSSTPDHIYVELDNNKFLQVINNLLSNAIKFTREGGHIDVRLEQHPDHVLVTVADDGIGIPEKLQPVLFDRFTKARRPGLRGEKTTGLGMSIIQALVRLHDGTIWFESQENAGTTFYIKLPN